From one Bacteroides eggerthii genomic stretch:
- a CDS encoding NADH peroxidase, which yields MKKFRCTVCGYVYEGDAAPEKCPLCKAPASKFVEVEEAQAGGPLVFADEHVIGVAKGCDDEMIKDLNNHFMGECTEVGMYLAMSRQADREGYPEVAEAFKRYAWEEAEHASKFAELLGDCVWDTKTNLEKRMNAESGACEDKKRIATRAKALNLDAIHDTVHEMAKDEARHGKGFEGLYNRYFKK from the coding sequence ATGAAAAAATTTAGATGTACTGTCTGCGGTTACGTATATGAAGGAGACGCAGCTCCTGAGAAATGTCCTCTGTGTAAAGCTCCTGCAAGCAAATTCGTTGAAGTAGAAGAAGCACAGGCAGGTGGTCCGTTGGTTTTTGCCGACGAACATGTTATCGGTGTAGCTAAAGGCTGCGACGACGAAATGATTAAGGATTTGAACAACCACTTCATGGGCGAATGTACAGAAGTTGGTATGTACCTTGCAATGAGCCGTCAGGCAGACCGCGAAGGTTATCCTGAAGTAGCTGAAGCATTCAAGCGTTATGCATGGGAAGAAGCAGAACACGCTTCCAAATTTGCTGAATTGCTGGGCGACTGTGTATGGGACACTAAGACCAACCTTGAAAAGAGAATGAACGCTGAATCAGGCGCTTGCGAAGACAAAAAGCGTATCGCTACCCGCGCTAAAGCATTGAACCTGGATGCTATCCATGACACAGTTCATGAAATGGCTAAGGACGAAGCTCGTCATGGTAAAGGCTTCGAAGGTCTGTACAATCGTTATTTCAAGAAATAA
- a CDS encoding Fur family transcriptional regulator, with protein MDVIKRLQNHNIKPSVQRIAIMSYLMEHRTHPSVDEIYTALAPSIPTLSKTTVYNTLKLLSEQGAAQTLTIDERNTCYDAETSPHAHFLCKQCGKIYDLEYNANIKQVEDMDMDGHDVQEIHYYYKGICKNCLESEQLTKITNN; from the coding sequence ATGGATGTAATAAAGCGATTGCAAAATCACAACATAAAACCGTCAGTGCAGCGCATAGCCATTATGAGCTATCTGATGGAGCATCGTACACATCCCAGTGTAGACGAAATCTATACGGCTCTTGCTCCTTCCATTCCCACATTGTCCAAGACCACTGTCTACAACACTTTGAAACTTTTGAGCGAGCAAGGTGCTGCACAGACACTGACAATTGACGAACGGAATACCTGCTACGATGCAGAGACCAGCCCTCATGCCCATTTCTTGTGTAAACAATGCGGCAAAATATACGATTTGGAATATAATGCCAATATCAAGCAAGTGGAAGATATGGACATGGACGGCCATGATGTACAAGAGATCCATTATTATTATAAAGGTATCTGCAAGAATTGTTTGGAAAGTGAACAGTTAACTAAAATAACGAATAACTAA
- a CDS encoding NAD(+) synthase — protein sequence MNYGYVKVAAAVPRIKVADCKFNAGQIEKEIIIADGKGVQIIVFPELCITGYTCGDLFAQQLLLEEAEMGLIQILNNTRQMDIISILGMPVPLNGMLLNTAVVIQKGKILGVVPKTYLPNYKEFYEKRWFASACEVSETTARLCGQVVPMGRNLLFETADTTFGIEICEDLWAPIPPSSSLALQGAEILFNLSADNEGIGKHAYLRSLISQQSARCIAGYVFSSCGFGESTTDVVFAGNGLIYENGTLLAGSERFSFEGQLVVSEIDVEHIRTERRVNTTFAACHANCAPEIPVRISTEYVNSGDLNLTRTFEPHPFVPQGPVLDERCEEVFSIQVSGLAQRLVHTNAKSAVVGISGGLDSTLALLVCVKTFDKLGWDRKGIIGVTMPGFGTTDRTHTNAVDLMTSLGVTMREVCIKDACIQHFKDIDHDINVHDVVYENSQARERTQILMDIANQTWGMVVGTGDLSELALGWATYNGDHMSMYGVNSSIPKTLVKHLVKWVAENDMDEASRATLLDIVDTPISPELIPADENGNIKQITEDLVGPYELHDFFLYYFLRCGFRPSKIFFLAARTFKDVYDEETIRKWLQTFCRRFFNQQFKRSCLPDGPKVGSISISPRGDWRMPSDASAEMWLREVETL from the coding sequence ATGAATTACGGATATGTCAAAGTAGCGGCGGCTGTACCTCGTATTAAGGTAGCGGACTGTAAGTTCAATGCCGGACAAATTGAAAAAGAGATAATCATAGCTGACGGAAAAGGTGTACAAATTATAGTCTTTCCGGAGTTATGCATCACCGGATATACATGTGGAGACCTTTTTGCCCAGCAACTTTTGCTTGAAGAGGCCGAAATGGGGCTGATACAGATTTTGAATAATACGCGTCAAATGGACATTATATCCATTCTTGGCATGCCTGTACCCCTGAACGGTATGTTGCTGAATACCGCAGTGGTTATACAGAAAGGCAAAATCCTGGGCGTTGTTCCTAAGACATATCTTCCCAACTACAAAGAATTTTATGAGAAACGCTGGTTCGCTTCTGCCTGTGAGGTATCGGAGACTACTGCCCGCTTATGCGGACAGGTAGTGCCTATGGGTCGGAATCTGCTTTTTGAGACTGCGGATACGACTTTCGGAATTGAGATTTGCGAGGATCTGTGGGCTCCTATTCCGCCGAGTTCTTCATTGGCGTTGCAGGGGGCGGAAATCCTTTTCAACCTGTCGGCTGATAACGAAGGAATAGGTAAACATGCTTACCTTCGTTCGCTCATCAGTCAGCAGTCTGCCCGTTGTATTGCAGGGTATGTATTCAGTTCATGCGGTTTTGGCGAATCTACTACGGATGTGGTTTTTGCCGGCAATGGATTGATTTATGAGAATGGTACGCTGTTGGCCGGCAGTGAACGCTTCTCCTTTGAGGGGCAGTTGGTGGTTAGCGAAATTGATGTGGAGCATATACGTACGGAACGTCGGGTTAATACGACATTTGCGGCCTGCCACGCCAATTGTGCGCCTGAGATTCCGGTGCGCATATCCACAGAGTATGTCAATTCCGGTGATTTGAACCTGACCCGTACTTTCGAACCTCATCCGTTTGTTCCTCAAGGGCCGGTTTTGGACGAGCGTTGCGAGGAAGTATTCTCGATACAGGTATCAGGATTGGCACAGCGCTTGGTACATACCAATGCCAAGAGCGCAGTGGTAGGCATATCCGGTGGCTTGGACTCTACATTGGCATTATTGGTTTGTGTGAAAACCTTTGATAAGCTGGGTTGGGACCGTAAAGGCATTATCGGTGTGACTATGCCGGGATTCGGCACTACCGACCGTACGCATACCAATGCTGTCGACCTGATGACTTCATTGGGTGTGACAATGCGCGAAGTCTGCATAAAGGATGCCTGCATACAACACTTTAAGGATATAGACCATGACATAAACGTGCATGATGTGGTATATGAGAATTCGCAGGCGCGTGAACGTACGCAGATATTAATGGATATTGCCAACCAGACATGGGGAATGGTGGTTGGTACGGGCGATCTCTCGGAACTTGCTTTGGGCTGGGCCACGTATAACGGCGATCACATGTCTATGTACGGTGTCAACAGCAGTATTCCCAAAACGTTGGTGAAGCATCTGGTGAAGTGGGTTGCGGAAAATGATATGGACGAGGCTTCACGAGCCACATTGCTGGATATTGTGGATACTCCTATCAGTCCGGAACTTATACCGGCAGATGAGAATGGAAATATCAAGCAGATTACCGAGGATCTCGTAGGCCCGTATGAACTGCACGATTTCTTCCTTTATTATTTTCTGCGTTGCGGCTTCCGTCCTTCCAAAATCTTCTTCCTTGCAGCGCGTACGTTTAAGGATGTCTATGATGAAGAAACGATACGGAAATGGTTGCAGACCTTCTGTCGCCGCTTCTTCAACCAGCAGTTCAAGCGTTCTTGCCTGCCGGACGGCCCGAAGGTGGGAAGCATTTCCATAAGTCCGCGTGGAGATTGGCGCATGCCGAGTGATGCATCTGCGGAGATGTGGCTGAGGGAAGTGGAGACGTTGTAG
- a CDS encoding transporter substrate-binding domain-containing protein, protein MKKTKLLKYIILGAVAALVATFMLPKRESRKGHPRDYAEIAANGTLRAATEYNSISFYVDRDTLSGFHYELIEAFARDHSLQVAITPEMSFNERLEGLAEGRYDVIAYGLLATSELKDSLLLTAPIVLNRQVLVQRKMDSPDDSLFVRSQLDLAGKTLNVVKGSPSILRIRNLGNEIGDTIYINEIEKYGSEQLIALVAHGDIDYAVCDEAIARSAADSLPQIDINTAISFTQFYSWGVSKQSPVLLDSLNSWLERFKTKKEYKKIYRKYYK, encoded by the coding sequence ATGAAAAAGACCAAACTGTTGAAGTATATCATCCTGGGAGCAGTGGCTGCACTTGTCGCCACATTCATGCTGCCTAAAAGAGAGAGCCGCAAAGGGCATCCCCGCGATTACGCCGAAATAGCGGCAAATGGAACACTTCGTGCAGCTACGGAGTACAATTCCATCAGCTTTTATGTGGATAGAGACACTTTATCGGGCTTTCATTACGAACTGATAGAGGCTTTTGCCCGCGATCACAGTCTGCAAGTAGCCATAACTCCCGAAATGAGTTTTAATGAACGGCTCGAAGGTTTGGCAGAAGGCCGATACGACGTCATCGCCTACGGTCTCTTGGCAACCAGCGAATTAAAAGATTCCCTGCTCCTCACCGCTCCTATCGTTCTGAACAGGCAAGTATTGGTTCAGCGCAAAATGGATTCCCCCGATGACTCCCTATTCGTCAGGAGCCAGCTCGATTTAGCGGGAAAAACCCTGAATGTGGTTAAAGGCTCTCCTTCCATTCTGCGCATCCGCAACTTAGGAAATGAAATAGGCGACACCATATATATTAACGAAATAGAGAAATATGGCTCCGAACAGCTCATCGCGCTCGTGGCACATGGCGATATCGACTATGCAGTATGTGACGAAGCCATCGCCCGTTCCGCCGCCGACAGCCTTCCGCAAATAGATATAAATACCGCAATCAGCTTCACTCAATTCTACTCATGGGGAGTGAGCAAGCAGTCTCCGGTACTTCTGGACAGCCTGAACAGCTGGCTGGAACGGTTTAAAACAAAGAAAGAATATAAGAAGATTTATAGGAAGTACTATAAATGA
- a CDS encoding putative porin, with protein MRRIVLTYLFLSIIGILGAVAQTPFNRMDPTTGRDQFGNQVDPNTLPDNLEDSTNTEIQSLPPKLYMWRLSETLGERTIIPADTANLNFQNTNLVEGMYGHYNYLGNLGSPRMSRIFFERKDAEPTIFMQPFSSFFVRPDEVKFTNSNIPFTNLTYYKAGNKVNGEERFKSYFSVNANKRLAFGFNIDYLYGRGYYQNQSTSHFNAGVFASYIGDKYQMQAVYNNFTMKMNENGGIQDDRYITRPEDMSEGKKEYESTTIPVKLEQTANRNKDFYVYATQRYRLGFTRETTTIEDARSSGITAANDSVPLPKDTIITEEFVPVTSFIHTIKVERARHQFTSAQEKEGQYPNAYFNEVASRDSTTAFSIKNVFGIALLEGFNKYAKAGLTAYISHKFNRYELMDTLSRTRFDEQELFVGGELAKRQGKTLHYNVNGEIGIMDKALGQFRVNADLDLNFRLWKDTVNFYARGYVSNTLPSFYMRHYHSNHYYWDNDNMNKEFRTRVEGELNIQRWKTNLRAGVENIKNYTYFNQSAMPVQESGNIQVLSATLKQDFRLGILHLDNEVTWQKSSNETVLPLPQLSLYHNLYLLAKIAKKVLTVQIGADVRYFTKYNAPAYTPAIQQFHLQAADDQVEIGGYPIVNVYANLHLKRTRIFAMMYHVNAGMGQSNYFLVPHYPINPRLFKIGISWNFYD; from the coding sequence ATGAGACGAATCGTACTGACATATCTATTTCTGTCTATTATAGGTATCTTGGGTGCTGTGGCACAGACACCTTTCAACCGTATGGATCCTACAACCGGCCGCGACCAGTTCGGCAATCAGGTAGATCCCAACACCTTGCCGGATAATCTGGAAGACAGTACCAATACGGAAATTCAGAGTCTTCCCCCCAAACTTTATATGTGGCGCCTGAGTGAGACACTGGGCGAACGTACCATTATTCCCGCCGACACAGCTAATCTTAACTTCCAGAATACCAACTTGGTAGAAGGCATGTACGGGCACTATAATTATCTGGGTAACTTGGGTTCGCCGCGCATGTCACGCATCTTCTTTGAACGCAAGGATGCCGAACCGACTATCTTCATGCAACCTTTTTCCAGCTTCTTTGTCCGCCCGGACGAAGTGAAATTCACAAATAGCAACATCCCTTTTACCAACCTGACATACTACAAAGCCGGAAATAAAGTCAATGGCGAAGAACGCTTCAAGTCCTACTTTTCAGTCAATGCAAACAAGCGGCTGGCTTTTGGTTTCAACATAGATTACCTGTATGGACGGGGATACTATCAGAACCAGTCCACCTCCCACTTCAATGCCGGAGTGTTTGCCAGCTACATCGGCGATAAATACCAAATGCAGGCAGTGTACAACAACTTCACCATGAAGATGAACGAAAACGGAGGTATTCAAGACGACCGTTATATTACGCGCCCGGAAGATATGTCGGAAGGGAAAAAGGAATATGAATCCACCACTATCCCCGTAAAATTGGAACAGACGGCAAACCGTAACAAAGATTTCTACGTATATGCCACACAGCGCTACCGGCTCGGCTTTACACGAGAAACTACTACCATAGAGGATGCCCGTTCTTCCGGAATAACTGCCGCCAATGACAGTGTGCCCCTGCCCAAAGATACCATTATAACGGAAGAGTTCGTTCCCGTCACCAGCTTCATCCACACCATAAAAGTGGAACGTGCCCGCCATCAGTTCACTTCTGCCCAAGAGAAGGAGGGACAATATCCCAATGCGTATTTCAATGAAGTCGCCAGCCGGGATTCGACCACTGCCTTCAGCATAAAGAACGTGTTTGGAATTGCTTTGCTCGAAGGCTTCAACAAGTATGCCAAAGCCGGACTGACAGCCTATATATCGCACAAGTTCAACCGTTACGAATTAATGGATACTTTGTCGCGTACCCGTTTCGACGAACAGGAACTATTCGTGGGCGGCGAACTTGCCAAACGCCAAGGCAAAACGCTGCATTATAACGTAAATGGTGAAATAGGCATCATGGACAAGGCGCTCGGACAATTTCGCGTCAATGCCGACCTCGACCTGAACTTCCGCCTTTGGAAAGACACCGTAAACTTTTATGCAAGAGGCTATGTAAGCAACACTCTCCCCTCTTTCTACATGCGTCATTATCACTCCAACCATTATTATTGGGACAATGACAATATGAATAAGGAATTTCGCACACGTGTGGAGGGCGAGCTGAACATCCAACGCTGGAAAACAAACCTGCGTGCCGGCGTGGAAAACATAAAGAACTACACCTATTTTAATCAAAGCGCAATGCCTGTGCAGGAAAGCGGTAATATACAAGTATTGTCCGCAACTCTGAAGCAGGATTTCCGCTTGGGCATACTACATTTGGACAACGAAGTGACTTGGCAGAAATCGAGCAATGAAACCGTATTGCCTTTGCCACAGCTCTCACTATACCATAACCTGTACCTGCTTGCCAAAATAGCCAAGAAGGTGCTGACTGTACAGATTGGAGCCGACGTCAGATATTTCACCAAATACAACGCACCCGCCTACACTCCCGCCATCCAGCAATTCCATCTTCAGGCAGCGGACGACCAGGTAGAAATCGGCGGTTATCCGATTGTAAACGTATACGCCAATCTGCACTTGAAGCGGACCCGTATCTTTGCCATGATGTATCATGTAAACGCAGGAATGGGACAAAGCAATTATTTCCTCGTGCCCCACTATCCCATCAACCCGCGCTTGTTCAAGATAGGTATTTCATGGAACTTCTACGACTAA
- a CDS encoding tetratricopeptide repeat-containing sensor histidine kinase, whose protein sequence is MRTLSFWLCLFLLFPLLHAQDAELKMYQDELARALRLKNRDSIAAAYCHLGEYYAYRQSDSTRYYCDKGLEYARKDVPEPYLTLLINRVETYSALGDMESAIDGYLKVLDEAERFTGVEDQVITTLTSLGVNYRRKDMPDSALIYYNRALEKLEGRKSYDERVHLLTNMAVLYANTSRLKEAENYVRAAVEESKKCDDMDMVLYAASTAGGIMTLQKKYDEAAQMLYPALAMAREQKKPKFVLKSITYLLNAYFRMNNNDSINHYIREAEKMMAELPESSGEVLGYKETLFKILNKMGRYRESLSIQQQMLRAMDVNAQTPIDKLYLEMARNYHGLKDYPHAADYYEKAYWTSDSLHQTEVDAELSELSMKYENQVKELEIARLTQEQLEQKAKTMQWGIVAAVAVSAFLLLVFYYMFRQKRVKKEEELKLAKSYIDGLERERTRLAKELHDGVCNDLLGIGMQVQCMPPSAESKHELLDLLEQVRGEVRCISHELMPPKFQYVTLAETIEAYIERLVIPASMQLAFSKENDHAEWGQVPEQTAYEVYRILQELLSNILKHSEATEVNINLSLSKELLVLLITDNGKPFSDSGAAMGGIGLNTTQERAKAIGGSLSVNCKGSIQQFQLEIPLSL, encoded by the coding sequence ATGAGAACACTATCTTTTTGGCTATGCTTATTCTTGCTTTTTCCTCTGCTGCATGCTCAGGATGCCGAATTAAAAATGTATCAGGATGAGTTGGCTCGTGCCTTGAGACTGAAGAATCGGGATAGTATTGCAGCTGCTTATTGTCATTTAGGGGAATATTATGCCTATCGCCAGTCGGACAGTACCCGGTATTATTGTGATAAAGGTCTGGAATATGCCCGAAAGGATGTACCTGAACCTTATCTCACCTTATTGATAAACCGGGTGGAAACTTATAGTGCTTTGGGGGATATGGAGAGTGCAATTGACGGCTACCTTAAGGTACTCGATGAAGCCGAACGTTTTACCGGAGTTGAGGACCAAGTGATTACAACGCTCACTTCTCTTGGTGTGAATTATCGCAGAAAAGACATGCCTGATTCGGCACTGATATATTATAACAGGGCGTTGGAAAAACTTGAGGGGCGTAAATCCTACGATGAACGGGTGCACTTATTGACAAATATGGCTGTGCTTTATGCAAATACCTCGCGTTTGAAAGAGGCTGAAAACTATGTTCGGGCGGCGGTGGAAGAGTCAAAGAAGTGCGATGATATGGACATGGTCTTGTATGCAGCATCTACGGCGGGAGGTATCATGACATTACAGAAGAAATACGACGAAGCCGCTCAGATGCTCTATCCCGCACTTGCTATGGCACGCGAACAGAAGAAACCGAAATTTGTGTTGAAAAGTATAACATATCTGTTGAATGCCTATTTCAGAATGAACAATAACGATTCTATCAATCATTATATACGTGAGGCGGAAAAAATGATGGCTGAATTGCCTGAGTCTTCAGGGGAGGTACTGGGATATAAGGAAACCCTTTTCAAGATTCTCAACAAGATGGGGCGTTATCGGGAGAGTCTTTCCATTCAGCAACAGATGTTGAGAGCTATGGATGTCAATGCCCAGACCCCGATTGATAAGCTCTATTTGGAAATGGCACGCAATTATCATGGGCTGAAAGATTATCCGCATGCCGCCGATTACTATGAAAAAGCATACTGGACGTCCGATAGCCTGCATCAGACGGAGGTGGATGCGGAACTTTCCGAACTGTCCATGAAGTATGAAAATCAGGTAAAGGAACTTGAAATAGCGAGGCTGACTCAAGAGCAACTGGAGCAAAAGGCTAAGACGATGCAGTGGGGTATAGTGGCTGCTGTGGCTGTCTCCGCTTTTTTACTTTTGGTATTTTATTATATGTTCCGCCAGAAACGTGTCAAAAAAGAGGAAGAGTTGAAACTTGCCAAAAGCTATATTGACGGGTTGGAACGTGAACGCACCCGCTTGGCGAAAGAGTTGCATGACGGTGTCTGCAATGACTTGTTGGGGATTGGCATGCAGGTGCAATGTATGCCACCTTCGGCTGAGTCAAAACATGAGCTGCTGGATTTGTTGGAACAGGTTCGTGGTGAGGTGCGCTGTATTTCCCATGAACTGATGCCGCCAAAGTTCCAGTATGTTACATTGGCTGAAACGATAGAGGCATATATAGAACGTTTGGTCATTCCGGCATCCATGCAACTGGCTTTCAGTAAAGAAAATGACCATGCAGAATGGGGGCAAGTACCGGAGCAGACGGCTTATGAGGTCTATCGTATTTTGCAGGAGCTACTTTCTAATATACTGAAACATTCCGAAGCGACGGAAGTGAATATAAATCTCTCCTTAAGTAAGGAACTGTTGGTTTTACTCATCACAGACAATGGCAAGCCGTTTTCCGATTCAGGTGCTGCAATGGGCGGTATCGGCCTTAATACTACCCAAGAACGCGCCAAAGCCATAGGCGGGTCTCTTTCTGTAAACTGCAAGGGGAGTATCCAACAGTTTCAGCTTGAAATCCCTTTGTCCCTTTAG
- a CDS encoding response regulator transcription factor — MKEKDIRILLVDDHDLVLQGLKRIVECSLPEIKTVCTASSGREALLLIASQCFNLFLLDMELPDLSGLEIISRIREKDPQARIIVNTMHEEIWFIKNLIQCDVDSILFKSVDSNKIVEAIRCVLDGGTYYCTYAEQVRNQMRRSDEGRREELTQRELDVLKCISEGKNTQEIAQDLCVSTNTVDTHRRHLLDKLDAKNVADLIMTAISRGIIPIRKC, encoded by the coding sequence ATGAAAGAAAAAGATATACGCATTTTGTTGGTAGATGACCATGATTTGGTGCTTCAAGGATTGAAGAGGATAGTAGAATGTTCGTTACCCGAAATCAAGACCGTATGTACAGCTTCATCGGGACGGGAGGCATTGCTTTTAATAGCTTCCCAATGCTTTAATCTTTTCTTGTTGGATATGGAATTGCCCGATTTGTCCGGTTTGGAAATAATCTCACGTATTCGGGAAAAAGACCCTCAGGCGCGTATTATCGTGAATACAATGCACGAGGAAATTTGGTTTATAAAGAATCTGATACAGTGTGATGTAGATAGTATTTTGTTTAAATCCGTTGACTCGAACAAGATAGTCGAGGCTATTCGTTGTGTACTCGATGGCGGGACTTACTACTGTACTTATGCCGAACAAGTACGCAACCAGATGAGGCGTTCGGACGAAGGGCGGCGTGAAGAACTCACACAGCGTGAGCTTGATGTGTTGAAGTGTATCTCTGAAGGCAAAAACACACAGGAAATAGCTCAGGATTTGTGTGTATCTACCAATACGGTAGATACACACCGGCGTCATCTGTTGGACAAACTTGATGCAAAGAATGTGGCGGACTTGATAATGACAGCAATCTCCAGAGGTATTATACCTATCCGTAAATGTTGA
- a CDS encoding BACON domain-containing protein, with protein MMKKLFLGFLVAIALGACSSEENEPEGAIVLTGGTQTSQTIYADETQKSEGIKFTATEPWTATVTETKTRADGSNVDWLKLSAYSGGAGEFTLNLTLTPNTSGKSRKAEIRITAGKTVLTIAVEQKAETESGTGVLKTIKKIACKEVFNSDKVYNSSDYTSEWIRTFSYDEQGRVARIVRDHVQSKGKTTTTFDYTIAGEITMNEKEVYDSSSNIYEDTYIIKLNEQGNVASIQDDDKNTGTFSDYIRLSYTDDNRLAQWKDADAGSETSSGTFSYDNGMLSKYEYVEGKSLEDSRTISVDVNKAYTHRYPNNLPVDMVGLLLCNDDAYDFLFYIGRTGKTSDYLPEVFPDFTARDEWDRIMESYQTPNTTVEEYYHTIVWSDDELVMNYTFDKDNYLTGIQTQRGFTVMKTTYTVVVGNELVDPNIPEKGYKYTIENKKTEKEKDDADVFTWTIEY; from the coding sequence ATGATGAAGAAACTTTTTTTAGGCTTTCTGGTGGCGATAGCGCTGGGGGCATGTAGCAGTGAAGAAAATGAACCGGAAGGAGCTATTGTTTTAACTGGCGGTACTCAGACTTCACAAACGATATATGCGGACGAAACGCAAAAGTCGGAAGGTATTAAATTCACCGCCACAGAGCCTTGGACGGCAACCGTAACCGAAACAAAGACAAGAGCCGATGGAAGCAATGTGGACTGGTTGAAACTGAGCGCGTATAGCGGGGGCGCAGGTGAGTTCACCTTGAACCTTACACTTACACCGAACACCAGTGGAAAAAGCCGGAAAGCGGAAATACGCATTACGGCAGGTAAAACCGTACTGACCATTGCGGTGGAACAAAAAGCGGAAACGGAAAGTGGTACCGGAGTACTGAAAACTATCAAGAAGATAGCTTGTAAAGAAGTGTTCAACTCTGATAAGGTTTATAATAGCTCTGATTACACCAGCGAATGGATCAGGACCTTTAGTTACGATGAGCAGGGACGTGTGGCGCGTATTGTACGTGACCACGTACAATCTAAAGGTAAAACTACAACGACTTTCGATTACACGATTGCCGGAGAGATAACCATGAACGAGAAAGAGGTTTATGATAGTAGCAGCAATATCTACGAAGATACCTACATTATCAAACTCAATGAACAAGGAAATGTAGCATCCATACAGGACGATGACAAGAATACCGGAACGTTCAGCGACTACATACGTCTCAGCTATACCGATGACAACCGCCTTGCGCAGTGGAAGGATGCCGATGCAGGCAGTGAAACCAGTTCGGGTACTTTCTCTTATGATAATGGAATGTTGTCAAAGTATGAATACGTTGAGGGTAAATCATTGGAAGATAGCAGGACAATCAGTGTGGATGTGAATAAAGCCTATACGCACCGTTATCCCAATAATCTTCCTGTTGATATGGTGGGACTCCTTTTATGTAATGACGATGCTTATGACTTTCTGTTCTATATCGGAAGAACGGGTAAGACGAGTGATTATCTGCCGGAAGTGTTCCCGGACTTTACTGCGCGTGATGAATGGGATAGAATAATGGAAAGTTATCAGACTCCGAACACAACAGTTGAAGAATATTACCATACGATTGTATGGTCTGATGACGAGTTAGTGATGAACTATACCTTCGACAAAGACAACTACCTGACCGGTATTCAGACTCAAAGAGGCTTCACTGTCATGAAAACAACTTATACCGTAGTAGTGGGTAATGAGCTTGTTGATCCGAATATTCCTGAAAAAGGTTATAAATACACCATAGAAAATAAAAAGACCGAGAAGGAAAAAGATGATGCGGATGTGTTTACTTGGACAATCGAATATTAG
- a CDS encoding 2-oxoacid:acceptor oxidoreductase family protein: MKEEIIIAGFGGQGVLSMGKILAYSGLMEGKEVTWMPAYGPEQRGGTANVTVIVSDEKISSPILSKYDAAIILNQPSLEKFENKVKPGGVLIYDGYGIINPPTRKDIHVYRIDAMDAANEMKNAKAFNMIVLGGLLKIAPIVTLDNVIKGLKKTLPERHHHLIPMNEEAIKRGMELIKEV, from the coding sequence ATGAAAGAAGAAATCATTATAGCAGGCTTCGGCGGACAAGGCGTATTGTCCATGGGAAAGATTTTGGCATACTCCGGATTGATGGAAGGCAAAGAGGTGACCTGGATGCCCGCCTACGGACCGGAACAACGCGGCGGTACGGCAAACGTTACCGTAATTGTGAGTGACGAGAAAATCTCCTCGCCAATTTTGAGCAAATATGATGCGGCTATCATCCTGAACCAACCCTCACTGGAGAAGTTCGAGAACAAGGTAAAGCCCGGCGGCGTACTTATCTACGACGGCTACGGCATCATCAACCCGCCGACACGTAAAGACATCCACGTTTACCGCATCGATGCTATGGATGCCGCCAACGAAATGAAAAATGCCAAAGCATTCAACATGATTGTGCTGGGCGGCCTGTTGAAAATTGCTCCGATCGTAACATTGGACAACGTTATCAAGGGATTGAAAAAAACACTTCCCGAACGCCACCACCACCTGATACCGATGAACGAAGAGGCCATCAAGCGGGGTATGGAGCTGATTAAGGAGGTATAA